In Candidatus Sulfotelmatobacter sp., the sequence ACACGTCGCGGTGGCGGTCTTCGTAGTAGACCGGCGCCGATCCGATCGAGATCGGTATGCACATCCGCGTGAGCGGGACGCGCATGCGAATCGCCTCGGCGTCCTCGATGGTCAGATCGCGGTCGCTTCCGGTTCCCATCGCGGCCATCCCGCTGGTCTCGGTGTGGCCGGGCGTGATCAGCACCAGGTTGGCGCCCATCGCCGCGAAGCGGCCGACGACGTAGCCCTTGGCCGCGTCGCCGAGCGCGGTGAGCAGCAACACCGCGGTCGCGCCGATCGCCACCGCCAGCAGCGTGAGCAACGTGCGCATGCGGTGAAGGGTCAGCGACTCCACCGTGAGCCCGCCGAGGTCCGTCAGCTTCATGACGACACCTCCTCCGGGCGCGGTGCGGAGGGCCGCGTCTCGGACGTCAGCCGCCCGTCGGTCATGCCGAGCAGCCGCTCGGCGCGCGCGCCGATCCGCGGATCGTGGGTCACCAGCACCAGCGTGAGCCCCTGCCGATGCAGGCGATCGAGCACCTCGAGAATCTCGTTGCCGGTGCGGGTGTCGAGATTGCCGGTGGGCTCGTCGGCGAGCAGGATTCTCGGCTCCAGCACCATCGCGCGCGCGATCGCGACGCGCTGGCGCTCGCCGCCCGAGAGCTGATCGGGGCGATGATCGCGCCGGCCCTCGAGCCCCATCGCCGCGAGCGCCGCGCTCACCTGGTCGCGGCGCCGCGCCGCATCCACGCCGGCGAGGATCAGCGGGAGCTCGACGTTGCGGCCCGCCGTCATGCGCGGCACCAGGTGGTAGCTCTGGAAGACGAATCCGATCTTCCGCTGCCGGATGTCGGCGAGCCGATCCTCCGACAGGCCCTGCACCGACTCGCCGTCGAGCGCGTAGGTTCCCGAGGTCGGCACGTCGAGGCAGCCGAGGATGTTGAGCAGCGTGGATTTCCCAGAGCCCGAAGGGCCCATCAGCGCGACGAACTCGCCAGCGCGGATGCGCAGCGAGACATGGTCGAGCGCCCGCACCTGGGTGGTGCCGACCTGATAGACACGCGAGACGTCGTCGAGCCGGATGAGATCCG encodes:
- a CDS encoding ABC transporter ATP-binding protein, translated to MSATLPGPAPRESRAAPVAADLIRLDDVSRVYQVGTTQVRALDHVSLRIRAGEFVALMGPSGSGKSTLLNILGCLDVPTSGTYALDGESVQGLSEDRLADIRQRKIGFVFQSYHLVPRMTAGRNVELPLILAGVDAARRRDQVSAALAAMGLEGRRDHRPDQLSGGERQRVAIARAMVLEPRILLADEPTGNLDTRTGNEILEVLDRLHRQGLTLVLVTHDPRIGARAERLLGMTDGRLTSETRPSAPRPEEVSS